A part of Miscanthus floridulus cultivar M001 chromosome 6, ASM1932011v1, whole genome shotgun sequence genomic DNA contains:
- the LOC136457551 gene encoding 17.5 kDa class II heat shock protein-like has protein sequence MDARMFGLETPLMVALQHLLDVPDGDAGAAGGDKAGSGAAGGATRTYVRDARAMAATPADVKELPGAYVFVVDMPGLGTGDIKVQVEDERVLVISGERRREEREDAKYLRMERRMGKFMRKFVLPDNADMDKISAACRDGVLTVTVEKLPPPEPKKPKTIEVKVA, from the coding sequence ATGGACGCGAGGATGTTCGGGCTGGAGACTCCGCTGATGGTGGCGCTGCAGCACCTGCTGGACGTGCCCGACGGCGACGCCGGCGCGGCGGGCGGCGACAAGGCGGGCTCCGGCGCGGCGGGCGGGGCCACGCGCACCTACGTCCGCGACGCGCGCGCCATGGCGGCCACCCCGGCCGACGTCAAGGAGCTGCCCGGCGCGTACGTGTTCGTGGTGGACATGCCGGGGCTGGGCACGGGCGACATCAAGGTGCAGGTGGAGGACGAGCGGGTGCTGGTGATCAGCGGCGAGCGGCGCCGGGAGGAGCGCGAGGACGCCAAGTACCTGCGCATGGAGCGGcggatgggcaagttcatgcGCAAGTTCGTGCTACCGGACAACGCCGACATGGACAAGATCTCGGCGGCGTGTAGGGACGGCGTGCTCACGGTGACCGTCGAGAAGCTGCCCCCGCCCGAGCCCAAGAAGCCCAAGACCATCGAGGTCAAGGTCGCCTGA